One Pseudorhodoplanes sinuspersici DNA segment encodes these proteins:
- a CDS encoding indolepyruvate ferredoxin oxidoreductase family protein, with the protein MHQPSHMLDHYELADRYQRTKGRVFLTGTQALVRVLLNQARSDQLAGLDTAGFVSGYRGSPLGGLDLELWRARELIVQNRIEFLPAVNEDLAATAVLGSQQVETNSDRKVQGVFGLWYGKGPGVDRAGDALKHGNAYGSSPHGGVLVVAGDDHGCVSSSMPHQSDVAFMAWFMPVLNPADIGEYLTFGEYGYALSRFSGMWVGFKAISETVESAASVTLQAPRLWRQPDFETPPGGLHYRWPDLPGPQIEERMEAKKHAVYAFARANPIDRRIYNIENARYGIVTTGKGHRDLMEALRLLGLDERTCRRLGIDIYKVGMVWPLPLHDALEFVKGKHEILVIEEKRGIIESQFKEYFYDYPGRKPERMVGKHDENGNRLVPWTGELSPRALATIVAGRLDNMFPELSLKARAEALMPTADRLIQIAGATRTPYFCSGCPHNTSTKVPEGSKALAGIGCHFMASWMDRETSSLIQMGGEGVNWAASSKFTGAGHIFQNLGEGTYYHSGSMAIRQAIAAGANITYKILFNDAVAMTGGQPVDGPLSVQTIAHSVRAEGVWRIALVSDDPSKFRADDFPPGTAIHHRRDLDRVQRELRDVTGVSVLIYEQTCATEKRRRRKRGTIEEPQKFVVINDLVCEGCGDCSVESNCLSVEPKETPFGRKRTINQSTCNKDFSCLNGFCPSFVTVEGARRRKPRASDHDPVGRAQSLPLPPPVVLDRPFDLLVTGVGGTGVITIGMLVTMAAHLEGRGASVLDFTGFAQKFGPVLSYVRIAAHPDDIYQARIDQGAADALIGCDLVVSTSPKASGTYRPGMCAVVNTAEMPTGDVVRFRDASLAIPARLRAVEKLIGAEALRCLNANKAAETLLGNAVFANMMMLGFGWQCGLVPVSHAALMRAIELNGVSVEQNKAAFAWGRLACADAAFFRQAMGGDEPAPETLDDVITRREVFLTAYQGAAYARKYRALVDDMRHAEAAFGSDKVTDAVARSLFKLMAYKDEYEVARLHVETGFIDRLRDEFEGDFKLTYHLAPPFMPSTQDSRGRPRKREFGRWMQIPFKILARLKFLRGTPFDIFGYSAERRMERDLIVWFEAIIAKLQSQLSSERLDKLAEIAELPQDIRGYGPIKHRAIADVRAEMERRLPGPSGVTVS; encoded by the coding sequence ATGCACCAGCCATCGCACATGCTGGACCATTACGAACTGGCTGACCGTTACCAGCGAACCAAGGGGCGAGTTTTTCTCACCGGCACGCAGGCGCTCGTCCGTGTTCTGCTCAATCAGGCGCGGAGCGACCAGCTGGCTGGTCTCGACACAGCGGGCTTCGTCTCGGGCTATCGCGGTTCGCCGCTCGGCGGGCTTGATCTTGAGCTCTGGCGCGCCCGCGAGCTGATCGTGCAGAACCGCATCGAATTTCTGCCCGCCGTCAACGAAGACCTCGCTGCAACCGCAGTGCTTGGCTCGCAACAGGTCGAGACTAACTCCGATCGCAAAGTTCAAGGCGTGTTTGGCCTCTGGTACGGCAAGGGCCCGGGCGTCGATCGGGCAGGCGATGCCTTGAAGCATGGCAACGCCTATGGCTCATCACCGCATGGTGGGGTGCTGGTCGTGGCAGGCGACGACCATGGCTGTGTGTCGTCATCGATGCCGCATCAGTCGGACGTCGCTTTCATGGCGTGGTTCATGCCGGTGCTAAACCCGGCTGATATCGGCGAGTATCTCACCTTCGGTGAATACGGCTATGCGCTCAGCCGCTTTTCCGGGATGTGGGTCGGCTTCAAGGCAATCTCGGAGACGGTGGAGTCGGCAGCGTCGGTCACGCTGCAGGCACCGCGCCTCTGGAGGCAGCCCGATTTCGAAACGCCGCCGGGTGGTCTGCATTATCGCTGGCCGGATCTGCCGGGACCACAGATCGAAGAGCGCATGGAGGCAAAGAAGCATGCCGTCTATGCTTTCGCCCGTGCCAATCCGATCGATCGCCGCATCTACAACATCGAGAATGCGCGCTACGGCATCGTCACGACCGGAAAGGGCCACCGCGATCTGATGGAGGCGCTGCGTCTTCTTGGACTCGATGAGAGAACATGCCGCAGGCTCGGGATCGATATTTACAAGGTCGGCATGGTTTGGCCGCTCCCGCTGCACGATGCGCTGGAATTCGTGAAGGGCAAGCACGAGATCCTCGTCATCGAGGAGAAGCGCGGCATCATCGAAAGCCAGTTCAAGGAATATTTTTACGACTATCCGGGGCGTAAGCCTGAGCGCATGGTCGGCAAACATGACGAGAACGGCAATCGTCTCGTGCCCTGGACCGGCGAATTGTCGCCACGTGCGCTTGCAACGATTGTGGCCGGGCGGCTCGACAACATGTTTCCGGAGCTGTCCTTGAAGGCGCGCGCGGAGGCACTCATGCCCACGGCAGACCGCCTCATCCAGATCGCGGGTGCCACGCGGACGCCATATTTCTGTTCGGGCTGCCCACACAACACATCAACGAAAGTGCCCGAAGGGTCGAAGGCGCTAGCAGGCATCGGGTGCCATTTTATGGCGAGTTGGATGGATCGCGAGACCTCCTCGCTGATCCAGATGGGAGGCGAGGGCGTGAATTGGGCTGCCTCGTCAAAGTTCACTGGCGCCGGGCATATCTTCCAGAATCTCGGCGAGGGGACCTACTACCACTCTGGTTCGATGGCCATTCGCCAGGCGATCGCGGCCGGCGCTAACATCACATACAAGATCCTGTTCAATGACGCGGTGGCAATGACCGGGGGCCAACCGGTCGACGGTCCGCTGAGTGTTCAGACGATCGCACATAGTGTGCGCGCCGAGGGCGTGTGGCGAATCGCGCTCGTGTCCGACGATCCATCGAAGTTCCGCGCCGACGATTTTCCGCCCGGCACGGCCATCCATCACCGTCGCGATCTCGATCGCGTGCAGCGCGAATTGCGCGACGTGACGGGCGTCTCGGTGCTGATCTACGAACAGACCTGCGCGACCGAAAAGCGGCGCCGGCGCAAGCGCGGCACAATCGAGGAACCGCAGAAATTTGTGGTGATCAACGACCTCGTCTGCGAGGGCTGCGGCGATTGCTCGGTGGAATCAAACTGCCTGAGTGTCGAGCCCAAAGAGACACCGTTCGGCCGCAAGCGCACGATCAACCAATCGACCTGCAACAAGGATTTCTCCTGCCTCAATGGTTTCTGTCCGAGCTTTGTCACGGTGGAGGGCGCCCGGCGGCGCAAGCCGCGCGCTTCGGACCATGATCCTGTCGGGCGCGCGCAGTCATTGCCCTTGCCGCCGCCGGTTGTGCTCGATCGTCCCTTCGATCTCCTGGTCACCGGTGTCGGCGGCACCGGAGTCATCACCATTGGCATGCTGGTGACGATGGCGGCGCATCTGGAAGGGCGGGGCGCGTCGGTGCTCGATTTCACCGGCTTTGCGCAGAAGTTCGGCCCCGTTCTGAGTTATGTACGCATCGCTGCGCACCCTGACGATATTTATCAGGCGCGGATCGATCAGGGCGCCGCGGACGCGCTGATCGGGTGCGATCTTGTGGTCTCGACGTCGCCAAAGGCGTCAGGCACGTATCGCCCCGGCATGTGCGCGGTCGTCAACACCGCCGAGATGCCGACCGGGGATGTTGTACGGTTTCGGGACGCCAGTCTTGCTATTCCGGCGAGGCTGCGCGCGGTGGAAAAGCTGATTGGTGCGGAGGCACTGAGATGCCTGAATGCCAACAAGGCGGCCGAAACATTGCTCGGTAATGCCGTGTTCGCCAACATGATGATGCTGGGTTTCGGTTGGCAGTGCGGTCTTGTGCCGGTCTCGCACGCCGCATTGATGCGCGCGATCGAACTGAACGGCGTCTCCGTCGAGCAAAACAAAGCGGCTTTCGCCTGGGGCAGGCTTGCCTGTGCGGACGCGGCCTTCTTCAGGCAGGCGATGGGCGGCGATGAACCCGCCCCGGAGACGCTCGACGACGTCATCACGCGGCGCGAGGTTTTCCTCACCGCATATCAAGGCGCTGCTTATGCGCGTAAGTATCGCGCGCTTGTTGACGATATGCGGCATGCTGAGGCGGCTTTTGGGTCGGACAAAGTCACCGATGCTGTGGCGCGTTCGCTGTTCAAGTTGATGGCATATAAGGACGAGTATGAAGTTGCTCGGCTGCATGTCGAGACCGGGTTCATCGACCGGTTGAGAGACGAGTTCGAGGGCGATTTCAAACTCACCTACCACCTTGCGCCGCCATTCATGCCGAGTACGCAGGACTCTCGCGGACGTCCGAGGAAGCGCGAATTCGGCCGTTGGATGCAAATTCCGTTTAAAATACTTGCCCGGCTGAAATTCTTGCGGGGTACGCCGTTCGACATTTTTGGTTACAGCGCCGAACGACGCATGGAACGCGACCTCATTGTCTGGTTTGAGGCCATTATCGCAAAGCTGCAATCGCAACTCAGTTCGGAGCGATTAGACAAGCTGGCAGAGATCGCCGAGCTGCCTCAGGATATCCGCGGATATGGACCCATTAAGCATCGAGCGATAGCAGATGTGCGTGCTGAGATGGAAAGAAGGCTACCAGGTCCGAGTGGAGTGACGGTTTCCTAG
- a CDS encoding IclR family transcriptional regulator domain-containing protein, protein MKKADMRMSAFFARPFGSEWISATNASFLPVYRNVGSHTIDQCSAATDCYADLITCLQKFAAWQTNAGWRSGRNDVAPILSDLRLGTVLPIYDSAAGRIFLAYQERERSKSVLKFEL, encoded by the coding sequence ATGAAAAAGGCCGACATGCGAATGTCGGCCTTTTTCGCGCGGCCGTTTGGGAGTGAGTGGATAAGCGCTACAAACGCATCTTTCCTACCGGTCTATCGAAACGTCGGCAGCCATACGATTGACCAATGTTCTGCAGCCACCGACTGCTATGCGGATCTCATCACCTGCCTTCAAAAATTCGCCGCGTGGCAGACCAACGCCGGCTGGCGTTCCGGTCGCAATGACGTCGCGCCGATCCTGTCGGACCTTCGTCTGGGAACAGTTCTGCCAATCTACGACTCTGCCGCTGGACGTATCTTTCTCGCTTATCAAGAGCGGGAGAGATCCAAATCAGTTCTAAAGTTTGAACTTTAG